The Desulfuromonas versatilis genome has a segment encoding these proteins:
- a CDS encoding xanthine dehydrogenase family protein molybdopterin-binding subunit, which yields MNQSVDTRRRNFLKASAAVGGGLILGFYVPTRGATIAAAAEPPPPLDPNAWLRIAEDGTVTIIVAKAEMGQGVYTSMPMLIAEELECDWNQIRIEPAPVAPVYNHTVFGVQVTGGSTSVSSSWEQLRTVGAAAREMLIQAAADLWEVAPPACRAENGKVRHLASGREIGFGALSARAARLPVPTRMQLKDPKRFKIIGRSMPRLDTPAKLDGSARFGLDVTIPDMLVAVVARPPVFGAKLKNLRDQKARAVPGVQVVARVPTGVVVAARDFWSALQGREALELEWDEGDGGKLSSESLLKQYAELAKTPGAVARRDGDPETALAAAAKKIEAVYEVPYLAHATMEPLNCVVELGPERCEIWTGTQFQSGDRNAAALAAGLKPEQVTIHTMLLGGGFGRRANPHSDFVSEAVQVAKELKKPVKVVWTREDDTRGGHYRPLWYSKLAGGLDGEGKPVAWSHRIVGQSIIAGTAFEQAMIHNGIDGASVEGAADLPYAIPNLQVDLHSPTNPVPVQWWRSVGHSHTGFVVEGFIDELAAAAGRDPLQFRRELLAGHPRHKGVLELAAEKAGWGKPSAEGRGWGLAMHASFGSFVAQVAEVSVDAKGQIRVHRVVCAVDCGRVVNPDTVKAQMESGIVFGLSAALLGEITLHNGRVQQSNFHDYPILRLDETPEIEVHIVPSQEPPTGVGEPGVPPIAAAVANAVFAATGTRLRRLPMTVERVKEAGKTVTRKS from the coding sequence ATGAACCAATCCGTCGACACCCGGCGCCGGAACTTTCTCAAGGCGAGCGCCGCCGTGGGGGGCGGCCTGATCCTGGGATTCTACGTCCCGACGCGCGGCGCCACCATCGCCGCGGCCGCCGAGCCCCCGCCGCCCCTCGACCCCAACGCCTGGCTGCGCATCGCCGAGGACGGTACCGTCACCATCATCGTCGCCAAGGCGGAAATGGGCCAGGGGGTCTACACCTCGATGCCGATGCTGATCGCCGAGGAGCTCGAATGCGACTGGAACCAGATCCGCATCGAGCCGGCGCCGGTCGCACCGGTCTACAACCACACGGTGTTCGGTGTCCAGGTGACCGGGGGCAGCACCAGCGTCTCCTCCTCCTGGGAACAGCTGCGCACGGTCGGCGCCGCGGCCCGCGAGATGCTGATCCAGGCCGCGGCAGACCTCTGGGAGGTCGCTCCGCCGGCCTGCCGGGCCGAGAACGGCAAGGTCCGCCACCTGGCCAGCGGCCGCGAGATCGGCTTCGGCGCCCTGTCCGCCAGGGCCGCCAGGCTTCCGGTCCCGACCCGGATGCAGCTCAAGGACCCGAAACGTTTCAAGATCATCGGCCGCTCCATGCCGCGCCTCGACACCCCCGCCAAGCTCGACGGCTCGGCCCGCTTCGGCCTCGACGTGACCATCCCCGACATGCTGGTGGCGGTGGTCGCCCGCCCCCCGGTGTTCGGCGCCAAGCTGAAAAACCTCCGCGACCAGAAGGCCCGCGCCGTCCCCGGCGTGCAGGTGGTGGCCCGGGTGCCGACCGGGGTGGTGGTTGCAGCCAGGGATTTCTGGTCGGCGCTCCAGGGGCGCGAGGCGCTGGAGCTCGAATGGGATGAAGGCGACGGGGGCAAGCTCTCCAGCGAGAGCCTGCTGAAGCAGTACGCGGAGCTGGCCAAGACCCCGGGGGCGGTGGCCCGCCGCGACGGCGATCCGGAGACGGCTCTGGCCGCCGCGGCGAAAAAGATCGAGGCGGTCTACGAGGTTCCCTACCTCGCCCACGCCACCATGGAGCCGCTCAACTGCGTGGTCGAGTTGGGGCCGGAGCGCTGCGAGATCTGGACCGGCACCCAGTTCCAGAGCGGCGACCGCAACGCCGCGGCCCTCGCTGCCGGGCTCAAACCCGAGCAGGTGACCATCCACACCATGCTGCTCGGCGGCGGGTTCGGCCGGCGGGCCAATCCCCATTCGGATTTCGTCAGCGAAGCGGTCCAGGTGGCCAAAGAGCTCAAGAAGCCGGTCAAGGTGGTCTGGACCCGCGAGGACGACACCCGCGGCGGCCACTACCGGCCGCTCTGGTACAGTAAACTCGCCGGGGGGCTGGACGGCGAAGGCAAACCCGTCGCCTGGAGCCACCGCATCGTCGGCCAGTCGATCATCGCCGGCACCGCCTTCGAGCAGGCGATGATCCACAACGGCATCGACGGCGCCTCGGTGGAGGGGGCGGCCGACCTCCCCTACGCCATCCCCAACCTGCAGGTCGACCTGCACAGCCCGACCAACCCGGTACCGGTGCAGTGGTGGCGCTCGGTGGGCCATTCCCACACCGGCTTCGTGGTCGAGGGCTTTATCGATGAGCTGGCCGCGGCGGCCGGCCGCGATCCGCTGCAGTTTCGCCGCGAACTGCTGGCCGGGCACCCGCGCCACAAGGGGGTGCTGGAGCTGGCCGCGGAGAAGGCCGGCTGGGGCAAGCCGAGCGCCGAGGGGCGGGGGTGGGGACTGGCGATGCACGCCTCCTTCGGCAGTTTCGTCGCCCAGGTAGCCGAGGTCTCCGTCGACGCCAAAGGGCAGATCCGGGTCCACCGGGTGGTCTGCGCCGTCGACTGCGGCCGGGTGGTCAACCCCGACACGGTCAAGGCGCAGATGGAGAGCGGCATCGTCTTCGGTCTCAGCGCCGCCCTGCTGGGCGAGATTACCCTGCACAACGGGCGGGTGCAGCAGAGCAACTTCCACGACTACCCGATCCTGCGCCTGGATGAGACCCCGGAGATCGAGGTGCACATCGTCCCCAGCCAGGAGCCGCCGACCGGCGTCGGCGAGCCGGGGGTGCCACCGATCGCCGCGGCGGTGGCCAACGCGGTGTTCGCCGCCACCGGCACGCGGCTGCGCCGCCTGCCGATGACCGTCGAACGGGTCAAGGAAGCGGGAAAAACCGTGACGCGTAAATCGTAA
- a CDS encoding XdhC family protein, with the protein MDDLQIFEEIIRLKKARQAAALALVVQSEGSAPRRAGAKMLVTAEGAVLGTVGGGRIEAETLAAAREVLQSGSPRTLPFSLTEEQGMVCGGRVLVYIEPLRLPPHLVTVGAGHVGQSLSRAARQAGFQATLVDPYPQGSAYRNLGFDSADLVCPAGEVFQRVPVDGETYILVATRNHQDDFAVVRDALGTPARYIGLLGSRKKKAALRSFLEEQGLPAEAFGRIVTPVGLEIGAETPEEIAVSVVAQLVQWRRNHAATGFGDPAGRGALAADGPLQAAAAAR; encoded by the coding sequence ATGGACGATCTGCAGATTTTCGAGGAAATCATCCGCCTGAAAAAGGCGCGCCAGGCGGCGGCCCTCGCCCTGGTGGTGCAGAGCGAGGGGTCGGCGCCGCGCCGGGCTGGGGCCAAGATGCTGGTGACCGCCGAGGGCGCCGTGCTCGGCACCGTGGGGGGCGGCAGGATCGAGGCGGAGACCCTCGCCGCCGCCCGGGAAGTGCTGCAGAGCGGTTCCCCGCGCACCCTCCCCTTCTCCCTGACCGAAGAGCAGGGGATGGTCTGCGGCGGCCGGGTGCTGGTCTACATCGAGCCGCTGCGCCTGCCGCCCCACCTGGTGACGGTGGGCGCCGGGCATGTCGGCCAGAGCCTCAGCCGCGCCGCCCGCCAGGCCGGGTTCCAGGCCACCCTGGTCGACCCCTATCCCCAGGGCTCGGCCTACCGCAATCTCGGCTTCGACTCCGCCGACCTGGTCTGCCCGGCCGGCGAGGTCTTTCAGCGGGTGCCGGTGGACGGCGAGACCTACATCCTGGTCGCCACCCGCAACCACCAGGACGATTTCGCGGTGGTGCGCGACGCCCTGGGAACCCCGGCCCGCTACATCGGCCTGCTGGGCAGCCGCAAGAAAAAGGCCGCCCTGCGCAGCTTCCTGGAGGAGCAGGGGCTGCCCGCCGAAGCCTTCGGCCGCATCGTCACCCCCGTCGGGCTGGAGATCGGCGCCGAAACCCCGGAGGAGATCGCGGTGAGCGTGGTCGCCCAGCTCGTGCAATGGAGAAGAAATCATGCCGCAACCGGTTTCGGCGATCCTGCTGGCCGCGGGGCGCTCGCAGCGGATGGGCCGCTGCAAGCCGCTGCTGCCGCTCGGTGA
- a CDS encoding nucleotidyltransferase family protein yields MPQPVSAILLAAGRSQRMGRCKPLLPLGERSVIERCLESLHGSGLEEIVVVLGHAAEQITQALAGQPVTVTLVRNPDPDSDMAGSVRCGLGALDPAAQGVLVCLTDHPLVRPATVSRLLAFHRAHPGFISIPTCAGKKGHPTLFPRQILEELAQAPTLRHLVRRDPQRVRTLEVDDAGVVLDMDTPEDYRRALEIWAQQATLPPVP; encoded by the coding sequence ATGCCGCAACCGGTTTCGGCGATCCTGCTGGCCGCGGGGCGCTCGCAGCGGATGGGCCGCTGCAAGCCGCTGCTGCCGCTCGGTGAGCGCAGCGTCATCGAGCGCTGTCTGGAATCCCTGCACGGCTCGGGCCTCGAGGAGATCGTCGTGGTCCTCGGCCACGCCGCCGAGCAAATAACCCAAGCCCTGGCCGGACAGCCCGTCACCGTCACCCTGGTGCGCAACCCCGATCCGGACAGCGACATGGCGGGTTCGGTACGCTGCGGGCTCGGCGCCCTGGACCCGGCGGCGCAGGGCGTGCTGGTCTGCCTGACCGACCACCCCCTGGTGCGCCCGGCGACGGTCAGCCGGCTGCTCGCTTTTCACCGGGCCCATCCCGGGTTCATCTCCATCCCCACCTGCGCGGGGAAAAAGGGGCACCCGACCCTGTTTCCCCGCCAGATCCTCGAGGAGCTGGCCCAGGCCCCCACCCTGCGCCACCTGGTGCGCCGCGACCCGCAGCGGGTCCGCACCCTCGAGGTGGACGATGCCGGGGTGGTGCTCGATATGGACACGCCGGAGGATTACCGCCGGGCCCTGGAGATCTGGGCGCAGCAGGCGACACTCCCCCCTGTCCCCTGA
- a CDS encoding lipase maturation factor family protein, with the protein MESSAEYWLTRWLLQRGLGAIYLSAFLVAANQFRPLLGERGLLPAPRYLRGLRFRDAPSLFHWMASDRAFAACAWAGVGLSLLAVSGFSESFGTPFSMTVWALLWLLYLSFVNVGQTFYGFGWESLLLESGFLAIFLGAAGTEPPEALIWLYRWVLFRVMFGAGLIKLRGDACWRDLSCLDYHFETQPMPNPLSWHFHHLPSWVHRAGVLFNHLVEVIVPFAYFAPQPFAAGAGVLTILFQGALIVSGNFSWLNHLTLVLAFSTFSDAQLGLLLPLQAPALSPPAPPHLVLVWMVVALVAALSYRPARNLLAKHQLMNTSYEPWHLVNSYGAFGSITRPRYEIVFEGTDAPIPDETAPWRPYEFRGKPGDPRRLPPQFAPYHLRLDWLMWFAAMPSRQFEYPRWLIMLVARLLQGDAATLALLRANPFPEAPPRFLRARYYLYRFTTRAERRQSGCWWRRELVGEFLPPLSLEDRGFREVLRRLGE; encoded by the coding sequence ATGGAAAGCAGCGCTGAATACTGGCTGACCCGCTGGCTGCTGCAGCGGGGGCTGGGGGCCATCTACCTGAGCGCCTTTCTGGTGGCGGCAAACCAGTTCCGCCCCCTGCTCGGCGAACGCGGCCTGCTCCCGGCGCCGCGCTACCTGCGCGGGCTGCGCTTCCGCGATGCGCCCAGCCTCTTCCACTGGATGGCCAGCGACCGCGCCTTCGCGGCCTGCGCCTGGGCGGGGGTGGGGCTCTCCCTGCTGGCGGTCAGCGGCTTTTCCGAGAGCTTCGGCACCCCATTCTCGATGACGGTCTGGGCGCTGCTCTGGCTGCTCTATCTCTCCTTCGTCAACGTCGGCCAGACCTTTTACGGCTTCGGCTGGGAATCGCTGCTGCTGGAGAGCGGGTTTCTGGCGATCTTTCTCGGCGCCGCCGGCACCGAGCCCCCGGAGGCGCTCATCTGGCTGTACCGCTGGGTGCTGTTCCGGGTCATGTTCGGAGCCGGGCTGATCAAACTGCGCGGCGACGCCTGCTGGCGCGACCTGAGCTGCCTCGACTACCATTTCGAAACCCAGCCCATGCCCAACCCGCTGAGCTGGCACTTTCACCACCTGCCGTCCTGGGTACACCGGGCGGGGGTGCTGTTCAACCACCTGGTGGAGGTGATCGTCCCCTTCGCCTACTTCGCCCCCCAGCCCTTCGCCGCCGGCGCCGGGGTCCTCACCATCCTCTTCCAGGGGGCGCTGATCGTCAGCGGCAACTTCTCCTGGCTCAACCACCTGACCCTGGTGCTGGCCTTCAGCACCTTCAGCGACGCCCAGCTCGGCCTGCTGCTCCCCCTCCAGGCACCGGCGCTCTCGCCCCCGGCGCCGCCCCACCTCGTCCTGGTGTGGATGGTGGTGGCCCTGGTGGCCGCGCTCAGCTACCGGCCGGCGCGCAACCTGCTCGCCAAGCACCAGCTGATGAACACCAGCTACGAACCCTGGCACCTGGTGAACTCCTACGGGGCCTTCGGCAGCATCACCCGGCCGCGCTACGAGATCGTTTTCGAGGGGACCGACGCGCCCATCCCCGACGAAACGGCCCCCTGGCGCCCCTACGAGTTTCGCGGCAAGCCCGGCGACCCGCGCCGCCTGCCGCCCCAGTTCGCCCCCTACCACCTGCGGCTCGACTGGCTGATGTGGTTCGCCGCCATGCCCTCGCGCCAGTTTGAATATCCGCGCTGGCTGATCATGCTGGTGGCCCGGCTGCTGCAGGGGGACGCCGCCACCCTCGCCCTGCTGCGGGCCAACCCCTTCCCCGAGGCCCCGCCCCGCTTCCTGCGCGCCCGTTACTACCTCTACCGTTTCACCACCCGCGCCGAGCGGCGCCAGAGCGGCTGCTGGTGGCGGCGGGAGCTGGTGGGGGAATTTCTGCCGCCGCTCTCCCTGGAGGATCGGGGCTTCCGGGAGGTTTTGCGCAGGCTGGGGGAATGA
- a CDS encoding phytoene desaturase family protein — translation MPVELAPADAFVVGAGPNGLAAAIELARAGKSVTLLEGQAQIGGGARSAPLTLPGFLHDVCSAIYPVGAGSPFFASLPLAELGLQWIQPPAPLAHPFEDGEVVLLERSLAKTARLLGEDAEAYLRLMEPLVASWQPLLEDLLAPPRIPRHPLLLARFAGDALLSLRSLARRRFRGRAAPALLAGLAAHSFLPLEQAASAAVGLVLGLLGHAVGWPLPRGGAGRVSEALAAHLRDLGGRIETSLPVASLDQLPRSRAVLLDVTPRQLLALAGERLGGLYRRRLERYRYGPGVFKVDWALAGPIPWRAAACARAATVHLGGTLEEIAAAEAEVWQGRHPQRPFVLLAQPSLFDPSRAPAGRHTGWAYCHVPNGSTVDMTAAIEAQVERFAPGFGELILARSTRSAAAYQEYNPNCIGGDINGGVQDLGQILGRPLLQWNPYATAIPGVFLCSSSTPPGGGVHGMCGYHAARAALEYLK, via the coding sequence ATGCCTGTTGAGCTAGCACCAGCCGATGCCTTCGTGGTGGGGGCAGGCCCCAACGGCCTGGCCGCCGCCATCGAACTGGCGCGCGCCGGGAAGTCGGTGACCCTGCTCGAGGGGCAGGCGCAGATCGGCGGCGGCGCGCGCTCGGCGCCGCTGACCCTGCCCGGTTTCCTCCACGACGTCTGCTCGGCCATCTACCCGGTGGGGGCGGGCTCGCCCTTTTTCGCCTCTCTGCCCCTCGCCGAGCTGGGTCTGCAGTGGATCCAGCCCCCCGCCCCCCTGGCCCACCCCTTCGAGGACGGCGAGGTGGTGCTGCTGGAGCGCTCCCTGGCAAAGACCGCCAGACTGCTCGGCGAGGACGCCGAGGCCTACCTCCGGCTGATGGAGCCGCTGGTGGCGTCCTGGCAGCCGCTGCTGGAGGACCTCCTGGCGCCGCCGCGCATCCCCCGCCACCCGCTGCTGCTGGCCCGCTTCGCCGGCGACGCCCTGCTCTCGCTGCGCAGCCTGGCCCGCCGGCGGTTTCGCGGCCGGGCCGCCCCGGCGCTGCTCGCCGGGCTGGCCGCCCACTCCTTTTTGCCCCTCGAGCAGGCCGCCTCGGCGGCGGTCGGCCTGGTGCTGGGGCTGCTCGGCCACGCGGTGGGCTGGCCGCTGCCCCGCGGCGGCGCCGGCCGGGTTTCCGAGGCGCTCGCCGCGCACCTGCGCGATCTGGGGGGGCGGATCGAAACCTCCCTGCCGGTGGCCTCCCTCGACCAGCTCCCCCGGTCGCGGGCGGTGCTGCTCGACGTCACCCCCCGGCAGCTGCTGGCCCTGGCCGGGGAGCGGCTCGGCGGGCTCTACCGGCGGCGCCTGGAGCGCTATCGCTACGGCCCCGGGGTGTTCAAGGTCGACTGGGCCCTCGCCGGGCCGATCCCCTGGCGGGCCGCCGCATGCGCCCGCGCGGCCACCGTGCACCTGGGCGGCACCCTGGAGGAGATCGCCGCCGCCGAGGCCGAGGTGTGGCAGGGGCGCCACCCGCAGAGGCCCTTCGTGCTGCTGGCCCAGCCGAGCCTCTTCGATCCATCCCGGGCCCCGGCGGGCCGGCACACCGGCTGGGCCTACTGCCACGTCCCCAACGGCTCGACCGTGGACATGACGGCGGCCATCGAGGCCCAGGTGGAACGCTTCGCTCCGGGCTTCGGCGAGCTGATCCTGGCGCGCAGTACCCGCAGCGCCGCCGCCTACCAGGAGTACAACCCCAACTGCATCGGCGGCGACATCAACGGCGGGGTCCAGGACCTGGGGCAGATCCTCGGCCGCCCGCTGCTGCAGTGGAACCCCTACGCCACCGCCATCCCCGGAGTGTTTCTCTGCTCCTCCTCCACCCCTCCCGGCGGCGGGGTGCACGGCATGTGCGGCTACCACGCCGCCCGGGCTGCGCTTGAATACCTGAAGTAA
- the acnA gene encoding aconitate hydratase AcnA, protein MSIPGKDSLKTRRSLQAGGTSYDYFSLAAAQEKLGDLSRLPFTLKILLENLLRFEDGQVVTVEDISALGEWLQSRSSEREIAYRPARVLMQDFTGVPAVVDLASMRDAVARTGGDPERVNPLIPVDLVIDHSVQVDRYASPEAFAANVELEMERNRERYAFLRWGQTAFGNFRVVPPGTGICHQVNLEYLARSVWSEQVDGKHLAYPDTLVGTDSHTTMINGLGVLGWGVGGIEAEAAMLGQPISMLIPEVIGFRLKGKLREGVTATDLVLTVTEMLRKKGVVGKFVEFCGPGLDHLPLADRATIANMAPEYGATCGFFPIDRETIAYLQLSGRDPQVTALVEAYAREQGMWREAGTPEPLFTDLLELNLAAVEPSLAGPRRPQDRVTLPGLPKALETVLPEDASRQVPVTGTDYSLGHGAVVIAAITSCTNTSNPAVMLAAGLVAKKALEKGLARKPWVKSSLAPGSKVVTDYLVKAGLQEPLDALGFNLVGYGCTTCIGNSGPLDEPIATAVREGDLTVSAVLSGNRNFEGRIHPQVKASWLASPPLVVAFALAGTTRIDLSSTPLGNDRDGRPVYLKDIWPDSAEIARLTAQVSAEMFRKEYAEVFSGDDTWQQLPVPEGKTYAWDAASTYVKAPPFFDELRQAPDGLEGFEGARVLALLGDSITTDHISPAGSIRPDSPAGKYLQEKGIGPADFNSYGSRRGNHEVMMRGTFANIRLKNEMADREGGFTRLLPEGNQMSIYDAAMAYQAQGTPLVVIAGKEYGTGSSRDWAAKGTLLLGVRAVLAESFERIHRSNLVGMGVLPLQFLPGQSRRSLALDGSETFQLYARKAPLKPGQTLKMAFVREDGSRQELEVRCRLDTLNEVAYFRSGGILHHVLQGMLGSR, encoded by the coding sequence ATGAGCATTCCGGGAAAAGATTCCCTGAAAACCCGCCGCTCGCTGCAGGCCGGGGGAACATCCTACGACTATTTCAGTCTCGCCGCCGCGCAGGAAAAACTCGGGGACCTGAGCCGACTCCCCTTTACCCTGAAGATCCTGCTGGAGAACCTGCTGCGATTCGAGGACGGCCAGGTGGTCACGGTGGAGGACATTTCCGCCCTGGGCGAATGGCTGCAGAGCCGCAGCTCGGAGCGGGAGATCGCCTACCGCCCGGCGCGGGTGCTGATGCAGGATTTCACCGGGGTGCCGGCGGTGGTCGATCTGGCTTCCATGCGCGACGCGGTGGCCCGCACCGGCGGCGACCCCGAGCGGGTCAACCCGCTGATCCCGGTGGACCTGGTCATCGACCACTCGGTGCAGGTCGACCGCTACGCCAGCCCCGAGGCCTTCGCCGCCAACGTCGAGCTGGAGATGGAGCGCAACCGCGAGCGCTACGCCTTTTTGCGCTGGGGGCAGACCGCCTTCGGCAACTTCCGGGTGGTGCCGCCGGGCACCGGCATCTGCCACCAGGTCAACCTGGAGTACCTGGCCCGCTCGGTCTGGAGCGAGCAGGTCGACGGCAAGCACCTCGCCTACCCCGACACCCTGGTCGGCACCGACAGCCACACCACCATGATCAACGGCCTGGGGGTGCTCGGCTGGGGGGTGGGGGGGATCGAGGCCGAGGCCGCCATGCTCGGCCAGCCGATCTCCATGCTGATCCCCGAGGTCATCGGCTTTCGCCTGAAGGGGAAGCTGCGCGAGGGGGTCACCGCCACCGACCTGGTGCTGACGGTCACCGAGATGCTGCGCAAAAAAGGGGTGGTCGGCAAGTTCGTCGAGTTCTGCGGTCCGGGCCTCGACCACCTGCCCCTGGCCGACCGGGCCACCATCGCCAACATGGCCCCCGAGTACGGCGCCACCTGCGGCTTTTTCCCCATCGACCGCGAAACCATCGCCTACCTGCAGCTCAGCGGCCGCGACCCACAGGTCACGGCGCTGGTGGAGGCCTACGCCAGGGAGCAGGGGATGTGGCGCGAGGCCGGCACCCCCGAGCCGCTCTTCACCGACCTGCTCGAACTCAACCTGGCCGCCGTTGAGCCGAGCCTGGCCGGCCCCCGGCGCCCCCAGGACCGGGTGACCCTGCCCGGGCTGCCCAAGGCGCTGGAGACGGTCCTTCCCGAAGATGCCTCCCGGCAGGTGCCCGTCACCGGCACCGACTATTCCCTGGGGCACGGCGCGGTGGTCATCGCCGCCATCACCTCCTGCACCAACACCTCCAACCCGGCGGTCATGCTGGCGGCCGGGCTGGTGGCGAAAAAGGCCCTGGAAAAGGGGCTCGCCCGCAAGCCCTGGGTGAAAAGCTCGCTGGCGCCGGGCTCCAAGGTGGTCACCGACTATCTGGTCAAGGCCGGCCTGCAGGAGCCCCTCGACGCCCTCGGCTTCAACCTGGTCGGCTACGGCTGCACCACCTGCATCGGCAACTCCGGCCCCCTCGACGAGCCCATCGCCACGGCGGTGCGCGAGGGCGACCTGACCGTCTCGGCTGTCTTGTCGGGCAACCGCAACTTCGAGGGGCGCATCCACCCCCAGGTCAAGGCCAGCTGGCTCGCCTCGCCGCCGCTGGTGGTCGCCTTCGCCCTGGCCGGCACCACCCGCATCGACCTGAGCAGCACACCCCTGGGCAACGACCGCGACGGCCGGCCGGTCTACCTGAAGGACATCTGGCCAGACAGCGCGGAGATCGCCCGGCTGACCGCCCAGGTTTCGGCGGAAATGTTCCGCAAGGAGTACGCCGAGGTCTTCAGCGGCGACGACACCTGGCAGCAGCTGCCGGTGCCGGAGGGCAAGACCTACGCCTGGGACGCGGCCTCCACCTACGTCAAGGCGCCCCCCTTCTTCGATGAGCTCAGGCAAGCCCCGGACGGCCTGGAAGGGTTCGAGGGGGCCCGCGTCCTGGCACTGCTCGGCGACTCGATCACCACCGACCACATCTCGCCCGCCGGCAGCATCCGCCCCGACAGCCCCGCCGGCAAATACCTGCAGGAGAAGGGGATCGGCCCGGCCGATTTCAACTCCTACGGCTCGCGCCGCGGCAACCACGAGGTGATGATGCGCGGCACCTTCGCCAACATCCGCCTGAAAAACGAGATGGCCGACCGCGAGGGGGGCTTCACCCGGCTGCTTCCCGAAGGCAACCAGATGTCGATCTACGACGCGGCGATGGCCTACCAGGCCCAGGGGACGCCGCTGGTGGTGATCGCCGGCAAGGAATACGGCACCGGTTCGAGTCGCGACTGGGCCGCCAAGGGGACCCTGCTGCTCGGGGTGCGGGCGGTGCTCGCCGAGAGCTTCGAGCGCATCCACCGCTCCAACCTGGTCGGCATGGGCGTCCTGCCGCTGCAGTTTCTCCCCGGCCAGAGCCGCAGGAGCCTCGCCCTCGACGGCAGCGAAACCTTCCAGCTTTATGCCCGGAAAGCCCCACTGAAACCGGGGCAGACCCTCAAGATGGCCTTCGTCCGCGAGGACGGCAGCCGCCAGGAGCTGGAAGTGCGCTGCCGGCTCGACACCCTCAACGAGGTGGCCTACTTCCGTTCGGGAGGCATCCTCCACCACGTGCTGCAGGGGATGCTGGGCAGCCGCTGA
- a CDS encoding cytochrome C, with translation MNRILLAALAAVAMLGAGPALAAQFDHATHNTYLDPVDCATCHVAGAPSISPDQKVCLECHEQGFVDEVSFPGLKTHGVTWPLTHRPFAKGNTYDCAACHQQSDCLECHKSGFADEQGSFSNSMLNVHRSDFHVTHPLAARTEPQLCSSCHEPSFCSDCHDNFNRNDLALASHRRGFTDGTLDGAHAGFDDSQCQTCHPNSVLPTHQWSGQHAREARKNLATCQSCHPEGDICLKCHSARSGLMVNPHPGDWDDFKGRLDRASGGKTCRRCH, from the coding sequence ATGAATAGGATTCTGCTTGCCGCGCTGGCGGCCGTCGCGATGCTGGGAGCCGGGCCCGCCCTGGCGGCCCAGTTCGACCACGCCACGCACAACACCTACCTCGACCCGGTCGACTGCGCCACCTGCCACGTGGCCGGTGCGCCCAGCATCAGCCCGGACCAGAAAGTCTGCCTGGAATGCCACGAGCAGGGCTTCGTCGACGAGGTCAGCTTTCCCGGCCTGAAGACCCACGGGGTCACCTGGCCGCTGACCCACCGCCCCTTCGCCAAGGGCAACACCTATGACTGCGCGGCCTGCCATCAGCAGTCCGACTGCCTGGAGTGCCACAAGTCGGGCTTCGCCGACGAGCAGGGCTCCTTTTCCAACAGCATGCTCAACGTGCACCGCAGCGACTTCCACGTCACCCATCCGCTGGCGGCGCGCACCGAACCGCAGCTGTGCTCGAGCTGCCACGAGCCGAGCTTCTGCAGCGACTGTCACGACAACTTCAACCGCAACGACCTGGCCCTGGCCTCGCATCGTCGCGGCTTCACCGACGGCACCCTGGACGGCGCCCACGCCGGGTTCGACGACAGCCAGTGCCAGACCTGCCACCCCAACTCGGTGCTGCCCACCCACCAGTGGTCGGGCCAGCACGCCCGCGAGGCGCGCAAGAACCTGGCCACCTGCCAGAGCTGCCACCCCGAGGGGGATATCTGTCTCAAATGTCACAGCGCCCGCAGCGGGTTGATGGTCAACCCCCACCCGGGCGACTGGGATGACTTCAAAGGCCGGCTGGATCGTGCCAGCGGCGGCAAAACCTGTCGGAGGTGCCACTAA
- a CDS encoding cytochrome C produces MKKNLLAALAAVAMLGAGPALAAQFDHATHNTYLDPVDCATCHVAGAPSISPDQKVCLECHEQGFVDEVSFPGLKTHGVTWPLTHRPFAKGNTYDCAACHQQSDCLECHKSGFADEQGSFSNSMLNVHRSDFHVTHPLAARTEPQLCSSCHEPSFCSDCHDNFNRNDLALASHRRGFTDGTLDGAHAGFDDSQCQTCHPNSVLPTHQWSGQHAREARKNLATCQSCHPEGDICLKCHSARSGLMVNPHPGDWDEFKGRLDRASGGKTCRKCH; encoded by the coding sequence ATGAAGAAAAATCTGCTTGCCGCGCTGGCGGCCGTCGCGATGCTGGGAGCCGGGCCCGCCCTGGCGGCCCAGTTCGACCACGCCACGCACAACACCTACCTCGACCCGGTCGACTGCGCCACCTGCCACGTGGCCGGTGCGCCCAGCATCAGCCCGGACCAGAAAGTCTGCCTGGAATGCCACGAGCAGGGCTTCGTCGACGAGGTCAGCTTTCCCGGCCTGAAGACCCACGGGGTCACCTGGCCGCTGACCCACCGCCCCTTCGCCAAGGGCAACACCTATGACTGCGCGGCCTGCCATCAGCAGTCCGACTGCCTGGAGTGCCACAAGTCGGGTTTCGCCGACGAGCAGGGCTCCTTTTCCAACAGCATGCTCAACGTGCACCGCAGCGACTTCCACGTCACCCATCCGCTGGCGGCGCGCACCGAACCGCAGCTGTGCTCGAGCTGCCACGAGCCGAGCTTCTGCAGCGACTGTCACGACAACTTCAACCGCAACGACCTGGCCCTGGCCTCGCATCGTCGCGGCTTCACCGACGGCACCCTGGACGGCGCCCACGCCGGGTTCGACGACAGCCAGTGCCAGACCTGCCACCCCAACTCGGTGCTGCCCACCCACCAGTGGTCGGGCCAGCACGCCCGCGAGGCGCGCAAGAACCTGGCCACCTGCCAGAGCTGCCACCCCGAGGGGGATATCTGTCTCAAATGTCACAGCGCCCGCAGCGGGTTGATGGTCAACCCCCACCCGGGTGACTGGGATGAGTTCAAGGGCCGGCTGGATCGCGCCAGCGGCGGCAAAACCTGTCGGAAGTGTCACTGA